The genomic DNA CCAGATGTTCTTTTTTTTGGGGATTAATATCCTGTTTCTTTATATCTGGAAAAGGGCGACGGTTTATATCTGGGAGGTTAAAAAACAGAGTCCTGCTTTTCATCGAATCCTCCTGGTGGGAATGGACCCGGAATCGAGAAGATTTGCCAGGCACATCAGAAACTTTCCTGAATTGGGCTATAAAATTGTTGGTTTTTTAGGTGATGAGCCGGAAGGATCGAACGGATCAAACGAACTCCCCAAAATAATGGGAGACGTCCATGAGATTGAAAAAATAGTCAGGGATCATCCGGTTGACGAAGTCATTGTTTTTTCCGTCCGGAAATTCTGGGAAACGATGGATTTGGTAACGGCCGTCTGTGAAGATATGGGGATTCGGCTGACCATCGTGCCCCAATGGTCGAACCTGAGGGTCTCTCAGATTTCTTTTATGAAACTGGGGGGCATTCCCCTGCTCAGCTTTGTCTCCACCCCCACCGATAACTGGAATGTCTTTATTAAGCGGGTCATGGATTTCTGTCTGGCCTTCCTGACTCTGATCCTTTTTTCCCCACTTTTTATTATCCTGGCTGTTTTAATCAAACGGGATTCCAAAGGCCCGGTCTTTTTTATCCAAAAAAGGTGCGGCCTCAACGGCCGGGTGTTTTCCCTTATCAAATTTCGTTCCATGGTCCCGGAGGCTGAAAAAATGCAGGACCAGTTGAGGGATTTGAATGAAATGGCCGGGCCGGTTTTTAAAATAACCCAGGACCCCCGGGTAACCCGGATCGGCTCCTGGCTTCGGAAAACCAGTCTGGATGAGTTGCCCCAATTGATCAATGTCCTGAAAGGAGACCTCAGTCTGGTAGGGCCGCGACCGCCCCTGCCCAGTGAGGTGGCCCTTTATAAACGGTGGCAACGGCGGCGCTTGAGCATCAAGCCGGGGATTACCTGTATTTGGCAGATCAGCGGCCGAAACAATATCAATTTTGACGAGTGGATGAAATTGGATTTACACTATATCGACCATTGGTCTTTATCCCTGGACCTGAAGATTCTAATCCGAACCATCCCGGCAGTGCTTTCCGGCCGCGGTGCAAGGTGAAAGACGGCGGTGAGTTATGGAACTTAAGAAAACCCTTAAGAAAATAATAACGTTGGGGAAGCATACCTTTTACGAAGAAGGGATTCAACTCTACAACCAGGGACTGTTCCCCGAGGCCCTGGAAAAATTCAGGAAAATTACCGCCTCCGGTAACGAGGAGACCAGCTTGCACTATAATCTGGCCTCCTTTTACAGCGGATTGATTCACCGGAATCTCGGCTTGTTGTCTTTGCATAAAGGGGATTATCCGGAAGCCGTTGCCCATTATAATATGGCCCTGGAATTTAATCCGACCCATTACGAGATTTATAATTATCTGGGAATTGCTTACAATAATTGGAAAAAATATCAAAAGGCCATGACCGCCTTTACCAGAGTCCTGGAAATGGCCCCAGACCTCCTTTCTTTGCGTTTCAAGGTGGCCATCGTTCTGTATAATTTAAAGAAATATGATGAGGCCCTGGAAGCGATAGAGCAACTGGTTACCTTGAATCCGAAATTTGCCGATCTTCATTATCATCTGGGAGTCCTTTACGCCCACCGGAGACAATTTGAAGAGGCCCAAAGAGAGTTTTCAGTCGCCCTTGATCTGAATCCCCAGTATATCCAAGCCAATATCCAGTTGGCCCTGACCCTCGCGACCCAGGGCCGTTTCGACTCAGCGGTTCAAAGATTAAATACGATTATTGAGCAAAAACCCAATTATCCTGACCTGTATTATAACCTCGGCGTAATCCGAGCGGCCAAAAAAGATTGGAAAGGGGCCTGGGACAGTATTCGGAAGGCCCTGGAACTAAACCCGAATTATGGTAATGCCCTTTTTATATCAGGGATTTTATCCTTAAGAAACAATGAATATGAGGCGGCGGAACAGGCCATTCAAAAGGCCCTGGATTTCAATCTGGAAGAAACGAAGCGATTGTTGGCTAAGAATTTATTGGAGTACGTGGAAAGAAGAAAGAAAATAAAACCTTCGGAGGAAAATGGAGCCCTCTTTTCCCAAGTCGATCCTCTTCAGGAAGAATATCTGGAGGCCATGTTACATGTTTTTCCCCAACATCTATCGATCGTACCGGATTATCTTGAAATACTGGAGAAGTTCGGGCCCAAATGGGATCGTCCTTTATTGAATACCCTGACTCAACTCTATGAAGCGGAGATCGGCAAAACACCTCGTTATGCCGATCTCTATTTTCAATTGGGGAAGGTTTATGAACAGATAGATGCTTTTGATAAGGCGATCATGGCCTTTTCTAAGGCCCTGGAAATCAATCCCCGTTTTGTGAAGGCCCGGACCCATCTGTATCAGATTTATTTAAAGGTTGAAATGCAGGAGAAGGCCAAAAATGAATTAGAAATCTTAATGACCCAGGGCATCCAATTCCCGGATCTACTGGTCGATCTGGCCAGGATTTATCTCAGTGAAGGCCAATTGGATTTGGCTTTGAACACTCTTCATTCTGCTATGGATAAAAATCCGGGGTTTGAAACGGCCGTACTCCTGGCCGCCGGCGTTTATGAAAAAAAGGGTGCTATTGACCAGGCCTTAAGAATATTAAAGGATTTTACTGAAAAAAGTGGTAAAATTTCCAGCGAAGTGGCGCTGAGAATCTCAGAATTGAAAAAGAACCGGATGGGAGATAAAGATTGAAAATAGAAGCCCCCCCTTTTATCAATCGCAAATCCGAACTGACCCATTTCAAGAAAAAGGCCGAGGAAATCGCTCAGGGCCGGGGGGAGGATTTATTTTTGACTTCTCCTCCGGGAAGGGGTAAAACGGCCCTGTTAAAGACCTTGAAGCATACCCTGTTTTGGGGCCAGGAGGGGGTGATCCCGGTTTATTTCTCCTTTTCCCGGGATTATAAGGACCTATTCGATTTTTCAGAAGAATATCTGGTGGCTCTGCTGACCCAAATCCTGTTATCCGACCAAAAAGAGCGCATCGGAACCGGCCGCCAGGTCCCGTCTTCTTTCGTCGGCCTCCAAAGGGAAGCGGAGAGGCAGGGGAAAGAAATCATTGAAGAAGTTATTTCAACCCACCAAAGGTTTGGCAGGGACAAGGATGATCGAAAAGGGCTGATAAATGCCCTGGCCGCCCCAAAGCGTATCGCCCAGGCCATCCATAAACCCGTCTGGATGATGGTGGATCATATACAAGGCCTTGAAGCCTTTTCGATTAAAGGGGAGGAGGTGGCCGGATTATGGCGTGAAACTCTTTCTTCCCCCTGGGCCCCCCATCTTTTTTCCGGTGAGCCTCCCGGCTTTTTGCT from Deltaproteobacteria bacterium includes the following:
- a CDS encoding sugar transferase — its product is QMFFFLGINILFLYIWKRATVYIWEVKKQSPAFHRILLVGMDPESRRFARHIRNFPELGYKIVGFLGDEPEGSNGSNELPKIMGDVHEIEKIVRDHPVDEVIVFSVRKFWETMDLVTAVCEDMGIRLTIVPQWSNLRVSQISFMKLGGIPLLSFVSTPTDNWNVFIKRVMDFCLAFLTLILFSPLFIILAVLIKRDSKGPVFFIQKRCGLNGRVFSLIKFRSMVPEAEKMQDQLRDLNEMAGPVFKITQDPRVTRIGSWLRKTSLDELPQLINVLKGDLSLVGPRPPLPSEVALYKRWQRRRLSIKPGITCIWQISGRNNINFDEWMKLDLHYIDHWSLSLDLKILIRTIPAVLSGRGAR
- a CDS encoding tetratricopeptide repeat protein; protein product: MELKKTLKKIITLGKHTFYEEGIQLYNQGLFPEALEKFRKITASGNEETSLHYNLASFYSGLIHRNLGLLSLHKGDYPEAVAHYNMALEFNPTHYEIYNYLGIAYNNWKKYQKAMTAFTRVLEMAPDLLSLRFKVAIVLYNLKKYDEALEAIEQLVTLNPKFADLHYHLGVLYAHRRQFEEAQREFSVALDLNPQYIQANIQLALTLATQGRFDSAVQRLNTIIEQKPNYPDLYYNLGVIRAAKKDWKGAWDSIRKALELNPNYGNALFISGILSLRNNEYEAAEQAIQKALDFNLEETKRLLAKNLLEYVERRKKIKPSEENGALFSQVDPLQEEYLEAMLHVFPQHLSIVPDYLEILEKFGPKWDRPLLNTLTQLYEAEIGKTPRYADLYFQLGKVYEQIDAFDKAIMAFSKALEINPRFVKARTHLYQIYLKVEMQEKAKNELEILMTQGIQFPDLLVDLARIYLSEGQLDLALNTLHSAMDKNPGFETAVLLAAGVYEKKGAIDQALRILKDFTEKSGKISSEVALRISELKKNRMGDKD